The segment GCGCTTTACGGGCTAAGGGAGTCGCCACTACTATGGCAAAGAGACCTCACAGCTACCCTACAAGAACTTGGATTCAAGACCGTTCCACATGAACCCTGCTGTATGACCAAAGGAGCAATAATCATCTTCTTctatgttgatgatatcgttCTGGCGTacaagaaggagagaaagaacGAGATCCAAAGTATCATAAACAAATTACAGAACAAATACAAACTCAGTGGAGGAAAACCATTGCAATGGTTCCTCGGGATTGAAATCatcagagacagagagaagAAACTCCTCTGGCTATCACAATCCGATtatcttgacaagattgcTAACCTTGTTGACCGGACAGATTATCGACATGAAACCCCGATGAAACGAGAAGAGCTACTAGCGTACAACGAGCGAGCTAGCCTGCCATCTATCAGACGCTACCAAAGAAAGGTCGGATCGGTTCTATACGCAGCAGTCATCACACGTCCGGATGTTGCATTTGCAGCGGCCAGACTTGCCAGATTCAACGCAAACCCCGGACCTCACCATCACGCAGCGGCAGACCAGGCACTGCTCTATCTTAGAAGCACGAAAGCATTGGCACTGCAATTCGGTGGAGATGATACATTCAACGTAGCCAGCGATGCTTCGTTTGCCGACAACACAATGGATCGCAAGAGCTCTCAAGCATATGTTATGAAGCTATTTGGCGGTACCATTGGATGGAGAGCCAACAAGCAAGGCACCGTGACTACCTCGACCACAGAGGCGGAGCTCCTTTCACTTGCCCAAGCTGCAAAGGAAGCAATGTTCATTTCaagactgatcaaagaattgGGGATCAAATTGGATGACGAACGGATACGAATCCAGTGTGACAATCAGCAGACCATAAGACTGGTGAACAAGGATATTGGAAAGCTCCAAACCAAACTCAGACACGTCGACATTCACAACCACTGGTTGAGGCAGGAAGcacaaaggaaaagaattCAAGTGGAATATCGACAGACAACGGACATGATCGCAGATGGACTCACGAAGGCTATGAATCATGGACAACTTCAAAAATTCGTCAAACAGATTGGCCTGACTGACATCACGGAGCATCTGATGAACAGACGCCTCCAGAATCTCGGAGAGGACGAAATTTCAGAAAGACTAGCTAGACTGGAACTTCATGTGTGAGCAGTTTCAGCCAGTAGGCCTCAACTGGGGGGGTgtgttagattggcggctgggaatgggctccacttcccttactgcaatattattcttgtatccaaaagaggggtttcacccctctttgacagactgatcaaagaatcaagtcgacgatcaataacatcacaacattctgctccacacttggatacactcaccccatcgtattcGTGCGTATCTAACACTATGCGGAGACTGAATTTTTCAGCTGCATACACTAACCGGAGTCGAACAAGTGATCGTCCACACGCACATGACATATGCGGGGTACGCTTGTGGACCTAAACAGACTGACAGGTTGATTGGAGCCTTAAACGCGTATTCACTTTACTCGATCAACCAGTTCTAGACATTTCATCCCGTGGAACTCCTTCTTTACCACCGTTCTTAACTCAGCTCGTAAGAAGTGAAAAAAACACTGGAGAATGTAATAATTCACTATCTACTGCTACCCGGTTCAATCACTGCACGGCTGAATGTCGCAGCTTTCTACCAACAGCTGGCCTCCAAGACTAATGGTCGCCCAGTTGAACACTGCGAACCGATACCCCACATACCCTAGAGCGTCAGTAGACACGGCGAAAGCTGGTCCAAGCCGTAAAAATTCCTCCCCGTCAAGACTGTACTCAAATGTGGCGAACCTCATCTCCTTTTCGTATCCGTCAGAAAAGGCGGGCGAAACGTCTGCTTTAATCCGTAGCCACGCCCGGTCGACAGCGATGCTTGTTTCTGCCTTGACAGTTCCTTCGGATTTTGCTGTCCAATCCAAAGCAACAGGATGCCCATTCATCCAGCCAACAGGGATATTGACTGGGGCATGTACTATGTCTTGGACGCAGACAAGTCGCGAGGCGCCGGCGTCTTTATGAATACCAATGTATGCGCTGTTGGTGCGGAACATGGATACACCAGCTCTGTCACCATCTTTCAGTCGTGAAAAGTCGAGACAAAAAGTCGCAGTGCTCTTAGGCCCGATCGTGCGGTGGGTGAGGGTGTTGGTTGCCAGGTGAAGGTTGTTTGTGATTGTCCCTGTCGAGAGTGTCAATCGGCTCTCTTGAATGCTCCATTTCGAATTGTCGGGGTTATGGTTCCATTCCCAGCAAGGTTCCAGAACGTTACTATTGAAGCAATGCGCCTTGAAACACGAGTTCTGAGATTTTTGGCAAGTTTGACCAATTGGCAAGGGATATTGCATGGGCCATGCGCCTGGAGGAACTGaatcatcaacctcgaccttGGGCCAGCCTTCGTCATCGAAAGTGACTGGGGCAAGCACAGGAGCTCGTCCTACAGGGAAGCCATCCATGAAAG is part of the Fusarium oxysporum Fo47 chromosome VII, complete sequence genome and harbors:
- a CDS encoding glycosyl hydrolase; protein product: MPSTKSQSTNSTNVVAVASNPVKWEDLPDPEVIRIGDVYYMSVSSFALSPGAPVLQSSNLTDWEYIGHSVPELAFGERFYLDGQHGGAYGKGIWASTLKYRKSTERTYIYTAKDPKETWTPLPPIDKFYYDLGLLIDEDDTFYLAYGTKTISVATLTADGLKEVNSKVVYSSDEYLEGARMYNIKGVYYIWLTRPYGGQYVLKSTSGPLGPYECRCVIGNVLSPIPGSGSPHQGALVDTPDGKWYYMAFMDGFPVGRAPVLAPVTFDDEGWPKVEVDDSVPPGAWPMQYPLPIGQTCQKSQNSCFKAHCFNSNVLEPCWEWNHNPDNSKWSIQESRLTLSTGTITNNLHLATNTLTHRTIGPKSTATFCLDFSRLKDGDRAGVSMFRTNSAYIGIHKDAGASRLVCVQDIVHAPVNIPVGWMNGHPVALDWTAKSEGTVKAETSIAVDRAWLRIKADVSPAFSDGYEKEMRFATFEYSLDGEEFLRLGPAFAVSTDALGYVGYRFAVFNWATISLGGQLLVESCDIQPCSD